AATTTATGAAGCTGGATGACCGTGAAGGTATTTGCCATCATCTGATCAGCGATAGAAAGTTAAGCTGGAAAGGGACCAAACCATGAGTAAAATATATAGCTCCGATGTTGAAATCAGCCTGAGGCTGATGGCAATATTACAATATTACCCCGATTCTTCTGTCAGCATCGAAAGGCTGGTCGCCTACGACTACCTGACCCTGCATGGCAATGATGTATTTCCGGAACTGGAAAGTCTTCATCCGAAATCGCCGAACAGTTCCAACGAATTCCTGATCAAAAGGGAATTGTTCAAAAGGGGACTTCATCTGTTGATCAGTAAAGAGCTGATCGGCGTAAACATC
This region of Pedobacter steynii genomic DNA includes:
- a CDS encoding ABC-three component system middle component 2; translation: MSKIYSSDVEISLRLMAILQYYPDSSVSIERLVAYDYLTLHGNDVFPELESLHPKSPNSSNEFLIKRELFKRGLHLLISKELIGVNISKTGISYQGGPLTAKFCKKLNSAYSEKLYQAVRSVINTCAVYSDQELEDRIKSKLLTQDTIFKNESVFLNYSNG